GAGTTCGACGAGCTCCTGCACGCCATCATGCCCGACCTCAACGAGGAGGTTCTCATCAACCAGGAGCAGCTGCTCGAGGTCTTCCGCTCCTTCGACCGTGACGGCAACGGCTATATCACGGCGTCGGAGCTCGCCGGCTCCATGGCCAAGATGGGccatcccctctcctacaacgAGCTCACCTCTATGATGGCCGAGGCCGACAGCAATGGCGACGGTGTCATTAGCTTCAACGAGTTCGCCACCCTCATGGCCAAATCTGCCGCCGATTTTCTCGGCCTCCATGTCGTCTAGAACCTCCtcccctttttcttcatcttttttttttcctgtaacTTTTTTAGGCTACGTTCGCTTTGGGTGTTGACTTCTCtctgtgtgtatatatatattatatatatataaacacttcTCCGGACGTGAATGCAGATTCTTGTTGTTgctttttaataagaaaaaattacaaattagtctgcaatttttttctttttatttggcACGAATTTTCTTGCACTTTCGAAATGCTGCATCGTGGAATCTGGTGATGTGATGAGAAAACGTAGAAGATGAGATTATGGTAATGAATTAGTGCCCCTGTCTTTTTTTGTTGGTATCTGTTGTCCAAGTTTTTCAAGCTGAtctttttcaagtttttcaagCTGATCTTTTTCTTCGATTTATTCTGCAGGGGATCCATACTTTCTAGTTGGTAATTTGATCAATCGAGTAAACTTGGTAACTTCTAACAGTTGACAAGGAACTAGAATAAAAGAATtagtaaaataaacatatttataagaTTGCTTCACGCAAAAAAATGTTCTCAGTAATAGGATAACTTTGTTTTCTACAACAGCAAGCAGCTATAATCCAATCTTACAAAGAATTGGTCTGTCTCTATACAGTAACTACTATGATACAAGTGGATAAATGAATTGTTTGCAGCAGCAAAATGGCCGAAACagatatacaattttatttttctttccagcCTCAGTCACAAATACTGGTCCTTGCACCATGCAATCACCGTGGAGCAAAACTCCTCTGGTTCAAAGGATCCAGCAAGCAATTCCATGACCACAGGCAaagaccaaaataaaaactacataTTTGTAGGAAGCTGTACACAAACTAACTAAATGCTTTCATGGTTAATTTGTCAAAATATCTTATCTACTGTTTAACATTTCTGTCTCTTACGTGGTGAGCCTTAGCAGCCAAGCGTGCTGTTGAACCCACGGTTGTTGGCCGCAATGATCTCTGCCGCACCATATCACAAAACTCAGGATCCTTAATCTTCCCTTCATACCTTATCCATTGTACTAGTTCATGGTACATGGGAAAGAATCGCATCTGAATTGCTGCGTAGGAGAAGTATGGTATAAGGGTTGAGATAACCACAAAGAATGTCACAAGCCAATAGGAAGGGGATGGAGCAAGAGCTTCAATGAAGACTTTGTAAGCATTTGTACTAAAGTGTGAGGGCATTGCTCCATATACCATGAGAAAAATATACCAGAAAAGAATGGAACCCCAGATGAAAAAATGTTGGATCAAGGTGAAGTAGCTTATAGCTAGTGCCATTTGCAAGTTTACAACCCAAACTACACAGGTATACATTGTTACTCCCAATATATCCTTTCCGGCAGTTCTACCCTCTGCATCGAAGGCCTGGAGCTCCATCGCTTTTgtgcagaagaagaaaattattaagGCACTGATAAATCCATTAAGCATCCAGCTGAGTATTCTACGCCAGCTGAACAGAACATTTTGTACTCCTTCTTGATATAACAAAGGAAACTGCCATATTAACAACAAATCATCATCAGAGAAGCAAGCAAAGGAACCCGAAATCAATCAAAAATCAATGCTATTTCTGAGGTAGGTATATTACATCATAAGTACTACACagattttcatttacttttatttttctgttctaTGTGCAATCTATTTGATGACAAAGCAACAGTAAATTTTCATTTCACGCTCATTAGCAAAGATGAGTGGTATCATAGGCTAAAACAAACTTACCTTCAGGCAGTACCGAGCGGAGACATCCTGGTCAAACACCCCAAGTGCAACCACAGGAAGTGATGAAAAGAAGACATTATAGAGAGACAAAAACCAGTCATTGTAAGCTGGTTGTCCAGAGAATGATGCATACACCTCATACAAGAACAGAGTGAAACCAAATGTGATATTCTTGTAGAAAAAGTAGCATATCTGCCAATGAAAAAGTTACCAGACTGTCAGAACCTCTATCTACCATGTTTAGGATTTAAAGCTGAAATACAAGCATTGTAAATACCATAGACGAGATCCTTCTGTAACACCAGTGTCCGTGAACCAGGAGTAACCGTTCCAAATACCGGAATTGTGCAATTGCAATATCACTAGACATAACTGCCTGGGGAATTGGgggaaaaagacaaaaaatattgttCAGAAAATCACATGAAGAAATCAATAAAGAAAACGAAAGAATAATTTGTGAAGCTTGGCATTACCTGCATTCCTTCAACACCACTTATACCAACCCCTATATCTGCTTCTTGAAGCATTCCCACATCGTTAGCTCCATCCCCAATAGCTAAGGTTGTTTTCCCAGTTCCAGATTTAACCAATCTAGTAACCTTAAAGAGAGGAACAAGACCAATCAATTCTGAAAGCTTAGCTAACCAAAAATTACCATCACGATTAGCATATTATAAACAAAGCACAGATTGCAAAATACCAGTGCCTTCTGCTTTGGGGATGAGCGACAACAAATAACAGATGCACAATGCATCGCTAGCTCCAGAAACATGTTCTTTATATTGTCTTCTAGTGCATAAACAAGTGATTTTCCATCAATAATCAGAGCAAATGCCTTCTGAGAGCTCCCTCTGTACGCAGTGAGTTGGGCAGCACCTTCAGATATCTGAAAGAGGACACTTTGCCTTGATGCCTAAAAGAAGAATCAGCAAAGAGAATAtcaacaaacaaattttaaaatctacgCCATGGTACAAGTTTTAAGATGGAAAGAAACATAGTGATAGCAAATTTACAACAGCATAGAGCTTAAGTGCAGAAATTAATATCATACAACTCAAAGTACACAAGCATGAATGGCAATTCTTATATCTTTtgaaatagaaaagagaaatgGTATGCTAATGCAGTTACTGAAActctttataaaacattttcaatcttttatGTTAAAGAAAACACAATGAAACAATGAAACATAAGTTCAAATTGTCGGCAATATAAAAAGCAGGTCAAGCTGACACATGTAAGAGGTGTCATTGGAATATTGCAACGTTGAAGAAACCAACTTATTAGCatgttgttaaatattttactagAAATGTAAGCTACACAGTGatagataaaaacaaaactatggTATGAAATTTACTTCACCTTGGCAATGGCCATCTTGTCCCCATCTTTCTCTAGTGCTTGAATTTCTGGACTTTCCAAATGAATTATAATCTGCTTCATCCCTTCTCTAAGCAAACTGCAAGCAAAACTACAATGGAATATTTATGTCagataaatatatgaaacatttataaatattatataagattattttagaGAATCTTAAATTATCTCaggattttttcttcttatatattttttatttgtttccttatttaattaggattttcATAATTATAGGAATAGGAATATTTTATCAGAATCAGATTTATTAGAATATGATTTATAGGAATATCATATCATGTATGTATAGTCATCAGTTAATATACAATGGAGTCTGTTCTACAATCCGTATACGCAGTTTTCAGCCACTCTTTCATCTATTTTGCTCTCTTTCAACAAATACCATAGTTAAAAGGGCATAATCAGAATATAATACCCAATGTTGATTGCAGTCTCCATTTTATCCCCAGTCAAAACCCAAATTTTAATTCCAGCTTGGGCAAGCTTGTCAATGCAATTAGGAACCTAGCAACAATACGAGAGGCATCAGTTGCTGCTCCAATGAGTAAATATTAAAAGGTAAAACAAGCACTTTTATTCTAGCTTACCCCATCTTGGAGCTTGTCCTCCACGGCAGTGGCACCGAGAAGGACCAGGTTCTTCTCAATCTTATCTGCTACTTCCTCAATCAGTTTCTCCTGATCAGCACTGACTAAATTCTTGGCCTTGGAGAATTTATTATCAAACTCCTTGTACTCTTCCGCACCAAGCTCGCGATAGGCCAGAATAAGGGTTCTCAGACCTGCATCAGCATATTCATGCACGTGCGCCatggttttctcttcaaattcCCTCCCATTCTTGGCAAGTCTTTCAAACATGATGCTGAATGAAAACAATACTCAAGGTGGGTCAATAGGGTGAATCAGAGGATAAATTTTGGAATTCATAACCATTTAAGATTACAGGCAAGTTTATCACAAACCTGTCTGCACCTTTGCAGAGAAGCAAAATCTTcccttcttcatcttccactATCACTGACATTCGCTTCCTTGAGCTATTGAATTCCAAAACATTGAGAAGCTTGTATTTCCTGCACAAAGAAACCCATTAATGAAAATATGTATCATAAACGTGAGGAGGAAAGAAATCCTGAAACATAGTAGATAGAAATAATAAATCAGTTGGCTACAGAgcattttagaaatattaatattgggTAGGATGAATAAAGTGAAAACAACATCAAATAGAACGATTATGCAGAAAACTATGATGTAGAcacaaattaaatattctttttttattttagatatttgaaAACAATACAAGTGTTAACTACAAAATCACCTACTCTATGAGCAGCTACAGTAAACTGGCCATGTGAAGATATCTATGCCAACTTCAGATAGTGAAAGGTGCTATTTAAAGCTCTTTTTGTTGAACAGTACTTACTGTTATCAGATGAAAAGTTACTATCAAATATTATGTGCACTCTTAAAGAGTAACCAGACTAAAGCTTTGCATATCGATATGCAAAGATAAAATGTAGCTGTAGCAGTCAAATTGAAGAGTTATCACATAGACAAAACAATTGATAGCTTGAATGAAACAACTGACCTTTCAACTTTATTGCCAGAAACTGGATCCAACTCAAATGTCGATAAACAAGTCTGACCCCTTCTGTAGAATTCAAAACCAAGTTCTCTTGCTGCAATCAGAAATGCGGCTTCATCTGGGGATTCAGCCTCATATGAAACATTTCCGGTTTCTTCATTCACTTCTGTTATGGCTGTATGACATACAGCCAACACGCGGAAAAACTTTTGGATAACATCTGCATGAGGCTCATTTACCCAATGTCCATCTCTTATTCTTTCATCATCAAAGTTAAAGCCTTTAATAAGTGCTTTTTTATCAAGCGAACCCCTAATGTTATGTGCTTCTGATTCAATATCATGCTCATGAATTGGTGGTGAACCTTTTCTTCTACCCATGGCCTTCTCAACCTCTGTAGCACCACAGCCATATGCTACCCCAGCAATAGAACATTTGATGAACTCCATTGAGTTGCAGGTCAGAGTTCCAGTCTTGTCAGAAAGTATTGTATCAACCTGCCCAAGCTCCTCATTCAAATTAGAAGTACGAGCTCGGGCTGGTTTGTCTGCTTCCTTGTAGTACATATGGATATCTTGATTGATGAAAATACTCTGAAGAACTTTGACCATTTCTATTGACACATACAAAGAGATAGGAATAAAGAACCCATACAACATTAAGGCTGTCAAACAATGAAAGAAAGCAGCAGCAGCTGGTCTTTTTGGGTCAAAGAAAACAGCAGAATCGTCTGGTCTTAAATACCATCTTTTCATCAACCCATTTTGGAAGTCATCTTTAGTtgcaatgcaaaagaaaatagatCCAACAAATGccattaaaaacaaaatacaaaacaagAAATAGATGACTTCGTCCATCTTCTTCTCAATTCTACTTCTTTTTGAAGGTGGGTCAGTAGAATTTTGAATAACCTTAGTGTCATGACCAGTGAAAATGACAGCTCCAAAAATGTAATCTGTATTACGAAGTTTAGAGTCACGGAGAAGAAGTTGCTGAGGAGAGAGGGCATAATTCTTCTCTTCAAACTCTATGCTCCCAACAAATGAATACAAATTTGCATTGGGGTCTTCACATTTCACTGTAGCTTTAAATTTTTGGAAGTTAAGATCCTCCTGTAAGGAAGATGTTACCTCTAACCCTTGTTTTAACTTCAAATTTGTCTCCCCATCTAAGTTCATGGTCTCAACATAGCAAACAGCATCCTCATAACTGGATGAAAGCAACAGCAGGTCAGCCGGGAAGAACTCATCCTTCTCTACCTTCACTATATTCCCCACCCTCAGATTCTTCCATGCAGTATATTCAAAAATACCACCAACTTTATGAACTTTAACTCTTCTATTGTTCACCTCTATATCCTGCACAAGTATTCcacaagaaaaattatttacactGCCGTCACAGCTTTCCACAAAAACATTTATCTTCCCTTTCCTTCTTGCTTTTCAACCATATGGGCATCAATATCAATATTCAAAAATGCCAACTTTTACTGGGAGATATTATTTTGTCATATGCAAGATACTGTTGAGTTtgatataatacaataaaacacACTATGGGTTTTATGAACTGACTTCCCCAAATAGCACTTgcactttaatttaaaaatttagaggAATCAAACCCTTTAGCAAAAACTGCATTTGgacaaaaaaacaattttggTAACTGCATCTCATCCCTTCCAAATATTACGAAGAAACTAAACAGAACGGCAAAAGGTTATGAATAATGACATTATAAGAAGAAACTCGACAACAGGATAAATAGGTAAGTAGAATATAGCACCTGTTTTTTCCTGCGCCAGTCTTCGATACCTTCTTTCACCATAGTAGCTCCAATAACAACAATCAGTGGAAAGATAGCACTGGCAGCAGTATATGGAGCAAGTTTTGTTAAGGCCAAGGTGCCAGTGACCAAAAAATAGAAGTTTGCCACCCTCCTAAACTGTTCAAACAAAGATTTGGGAAAGAAAGTTGCAAGAGTATATTTTGTAGATCTGACAGAGTTATCTGCAAAATTCTTAACACCATCCTCAAAGATATCTGGCTCATTGCAGAACACCACCCTGGAATAATTTTTTCCTCCAATCTGTGAATCATCTCCCTTGAAAGATGCCTTGCAGCACGCGAATGAGTAGATCTTGCTTAAACGCAGCTTCCTCTTCCTGCCACCACTCATTCTTTATCCTTTGTCCCACTGATTAACAAAATTCAACACAACATCAAGAGACTGAAATGCCCTCCGTGAAGAAACAGCTTTTCTTCCTAGGACCAAGACTCTTGTATCATTGCTAAAACTAGGAACCAAAATGGCAACTTTCCCCAAACCAGGATCAACTCACTAAAAACACTTGCTAGGGAGCTCAAGTTGAAGTACATGATAATCCTAAACGCAGAGCATCTTCAAAAACTAACACCACTAACAACTGCACAAATACCCCGCAACCCAAAACTAGGTAATAACTCTTCAGCACAAGTACCCagcaaaaatgaaataacaaataaagcaAGGAACAGATACTGAACCCCAGAAAGGTTCCCACCAGAAGAAGCTCCAAATCCCAGTAATTTAATAATCAATgaacaaaaaagaaactaagctaaataataaaataaaactaataattgagagagagagagagagagagagagagagagagagagagagaaattaaTGGGAAAAAAAGGGACAGCTAGAGTAGCTTAGAGAGTAATGAAGAAAATGGTGGCTCAAGTTGAGACAAAACCAAGCGATAGACACAACCTACAGCAGAACTGGGCCTGCAATCTGTGACAACCAATGTGAAGTCTACAATGAAAACACAGAAAAGGAAACACCCCAGTGAGCCTAAAACACCAGAAATTATTGGGGAGGCACGGAGAAGTAGTAAGAAAAAGGAATAACAAAAAATCTGCAGATTTGAAGCTCTGTGAAAAGATAtctggaggagaagaagaaggaggaggagAAACTTTGAACAGAGACTTCAATTATTAGATCTAGCATTTGGACTCCGAAAGAGACAAGCATTTCCTTTTCCGAGCGTGACCAATTCAAATTGGCTTAGATTTTTCCAGAAAGCTCAGTGCCATGTCaaaaccctttttcttttccgaGATAAAAATCCAAAGCCAAGCACAAGCAGAATTTCATCTCTGGCTATATATCCATCTATCTATGCTTCGCGGGAAACCTATGAGTGAAGCTTGTGTTGTGATAATGGTGGCAACTAAGTGTCACATTCACTCACCCAATTTTtcgttatattatttttcatgacaattttataatgaaaaaaaaaacatttttttgatgACAATAATATGGTGAGAAAATCGAAACCAATGAGAAAGGGTCATCTCCACGATAACATGCAACAAAAAGACAGAAAATAGAATGTGGGTTTtcgaaatatttaatttttaacttcttGTAAAAGTGATAATAATTTATCTACCTGATTGAAGGACTACCGATATACCCTTTGAATTGCAGAAGCAAAAAGAGAATCTGCATGGCCAAATAACATTTATCATCACCATGATGagctgaaaaagaaaatgaagcaaCGAACATGTCATGTGGTTACTTGAGCTATTTACTTGTGTGTGTCTGTTGAGTTGCATGAGATGCGCCGTTATCCTACATACTATGTTCGATTTAGATTTATATTTAGATTCCTTAAAAAACATCTCTGTTTTCAATTCTTACATATACAGTTACAAAATATGGAATCAAGAGTTCACTGGGTTACAATTCCATAATTTAGTAAtatcattaaaacaaaacaaaattaaaaaaaaaaaaaaaaaaaaaaaaaaaaaaactaacatttgAATTATCCAtggtccatttttttttctatggttGCATGCAGTGACAAACCAAGTAAGGAACCAGGAAGAGACCGACCAGGGGAAAGCATAAAAGGAATGTAAGaagaatatgtttttttcatttgtcaGGAAAAGCAATGAATAATGAAATGGATCAAGCAACTAAGAATAAACcgaaaagatatttttgttatcgTAATGAAAATTACAATCAAGAAAATTATTCACATAAACAACGATGtttcattttgtattatttatttgttcactttattaattttttatgataaaataatctcAATTTTATTACTGTAATATTTATCGttaattcaattaattacattaacttcaaacatcatattaattaaataataaaaaaaataagtataatagaataaaaataaaaatactttaaataaaattaaaaaccaattcagaataaataaaatattttaaattaaagtctTATTATTATGAcgattttagtttaaaaaaaacatagtaaacaatttttaatttttgaaacagAACTTGTTAAACTAATTTTCACAATGTTCAAATGttctcaaaaaaatattgtctaaaaatcattattctttcacaatatataaaaaagctCACTGTGGCTTTTACTTTAGTTAGTTGATAACATGGCCTCATGATTCTCATGTTTCCATAGTAAGGTATTTTCATGATTGGGAAgttcaatatataaatgagaGTTGACTGATCACAACCATAACAACAAGAtgcacataaataaatattcaaactcTTGGAAGTTCTTAAAAAGTTCGATAGCATCATTATAACTTTGaaaacttcaatttttaaaaggaaaataatactgtttttttcagaaaacaaattattacaatatattatctattataatataagaaaaataagatattagagaatttatttttttatttttttattttgttgacaaatatttaaaaaattaatatttttagttatttaatattgttaatttttttatttatatttcttttactgTCCAGAAAagtcattttatatttttattcatttattttatttttaaaatcatttgtcttaaaaaataaaatatatttctatactatttttttcattcttaagtttatttgttttatcatttctaattaattgatcatttaataaattattaaatacaaatttatatttaaagtattaatacttttataatttttttttcacttttaattttattgttttatgatttttaattatttgatcgTTTGataactaattttgaaaaaaatatattttgcttttgtcAATACATTAATTACATAAGTTGACGATACACGTTATATAAGTTTGTTCATACAATTATCGTACATGTATAACA
This genomic stretch from Vigna radiata var. radiata cultivar VC1973A chromosome 7, Vradiata_ver6, whole genome shotgun sequence harbors:
- the LOC106767342 gene encoding probable calcium-binding protein CML16, with product MSMQETDQIKQLSDIFKRFDMDSDGSLTHLELAALLRSLGIKPTGDEIYALLSNMDENGNGYIEFDELLHAIMPDLNEEVLINQEQLLEVFRSFDRDGNGYITASELAGSMAKMGHPLSYNELTSMMAEADSNGDGVISFNEFATLMAKSAADFLGLHVV
- the LOC106768603 gene encoding putative phospholipid-transporting ATPase 9 encodes the protein MSGGRKRKLRLSKIYSFACCKASFKGDDSQIGGKNYSRVVFCNEPDIFEDGVKNFADNSVRSTKYTLATFFPKSLFEQFRRVANFYFLVTGTLALTKLAPYTAASAIFPLIVVIGATMVKEGIEDWRRKKQDIEVNNRRVKVHKVGGIFEYTAWKNLRVGNIVKVEKDEFFPADLLLLSSSYEDAVCYVETMNLDGETNLKLKQGLEVTSSLQEDLNFQKFKATVKCEDPNANLYSFVGSIEFEEKNYALSPQQLLLRDSKLRNTDYIFGAVIFTGHDTKVIQNSTDPPSKRSRIEKKMDEVIYFLFCILFLMAFVGSIFFCIATKDDFQNGLMKRWYLRPDDSAVFFDPKRPAAAAFFHCLTALMLYGFFIPISLYVSIEMVKVLQSIFINQDIHMYYKEADKPARARTSNLNEELGQVDTILSDKTGTLTCNSMEFIKCSIAGVAYGCGATEVEKAMGRRKGSPPIHEHDIESEAHNIRGSLDKKALIKGFNFDDERIRDGHWVNEPHADVIQKFFRVLAVCHTAITEVNEETGNVSYEAESPDEAAFLIAARELGFEFYRRGQTCLSTFELDPVSGNKVERKYKLLNVLEFNSSRKRMSVIVEDEEGKILLLCKGADSIMFERLAKNGREFEEKTMAHVHEYADAGLRTLILAYRELGAEEYKEFDNKFSKAKNLVSADQEKLIEEVADKIEKNLVLLGATAVEDKLQDGVPNCIDKLAQAGIKIWVLTGDKMETAINIGFACSLLREGMKQIIIHLESPEIQALEKDGDKMAIAKASRQSVLFQISEGAAQLTAYRGSSQKAFALIIDGKSLVYALEDNIKNMFLELAMHCASVICCRSSPKQKALVTRLVKSGTGKTTLAIGDGANDVGMLQEADIGVGISGVEGMQAVMSSDIAIAQFRYLERLLLVHGHWCYRRISSMICYFFYKNITFGFTLFLYEVYASFSGQPAYNDWFLSLYNVFFSSLPVVALGVFDQDVSARYCLKFPLLYQEGVQNVLFSWRRILSWMLNGFISALIIFFFCTKAMELQAFDAEGRTAGKDILGVTMYTCVVWVVNLQMALAISYFTLIQHFFIWGSILFWYIFLMVYGAMPSHFSTNAYKVFIEALAPSPSYWLVTFFVVISTLIPYFSYAAIQMRFFPMYHELVQWIRYEGKIKDPEFCDMVRQRSLRPTTVGSTARLAAKAHHVRDRNVKQ